One genomic window of Pirellulales bacterium includes the following:
- the nagB gene encoding glucosamine-6-phosphate deaminase: protein MATTLSSTAAQPAARPVSGTHIPSYVFDSHGDLARLVAQTISRLIRERNGFGQAAVLGLPTGSTPVGVYRELIRMHREEGLDFSHVVTFNLDEYFGLDRDQLQSYHRWMFEHFFDHVNIPRENIHIPDGTIPPDRVDDHCRRYEELIERAGGIDLQLLGIGRNGHIGFNEPFSPRHSRTRLATLDPITRKDAASDFFSEENVPTSAITMGIGTILDARKIILMALGEHKSTIVREAVEGPLTDRVPASYLREHPDAAFLLDRAASAKLTGVATPWLLGGVNWTDALIKRAVLWLAERTGKALLKLDDNDFRNHNLHQLLRHHGPAQTVAHRVFRWMMDTIEYHPAGREQKRTLCFSPHPDDDVISMGGTLIRLVEDGHDVHIAYMTSGNIAVFDHDARWLADLAAEYNRIFSIDQSRSQQLEDEVGQSLRDKKPGQPDSETVLRIKALIRWGEAKAGATSINVREENLHFLDLPFYRTGTIAKRPIGDDDVRLIRELIERVDPGQVYVAGDLSDPHGTHRVCAEAIFRAVKQIESDRGSRPDVLLYRGAWQEWAPHEIEIAVPLSPRDLEQKKLAIFRHESQKDTALFPGPDDPREFWQRAEDRNRGTADVYNRFGLPEYYAMEGFVRWKGEPI, encoded by the coding sequence ATGGCGACCACACTTTCTAGCACGGCCGCACAGCCGGCCGCCCGCCCCGTTTCCGGCACCCACATTCCCTCCTACGTATTCGACTCGCACGGCGATCTGGCCCGGCTTGTCGCCCAAACCATTTCGCGGTTGATTCGCGAACGCAATGGCTTTGGTCAGGCAGCCGTGCTGGGACTGCCGACTGGTTCCACCCCAGTCGGCGTCTACCGCGAGTTGATCCGCATGCACCGCGAAGAAGGGCTCGACTTCTCCCATGTCGTCACCTTCAATCTCGATGAATACTTCGGGCTCGATCGCGATCAACTGCAAAGCTACCACCGCTGGATGTTCGAGCACTTCTTCGATCATGTGAACATCCCGCGCGAGAACATCCACATTCCGGACGGCACGATTCCCCCTGACCGCGTGGACGATCATTGCCGCAGGTACGAAGAACTGATCGAGCGCGCCGGTGGCATCGACTTGCAACTACTCGGCATCGGTCGCAATGGACATATCGGTTTCAACGAACCCTTTAGCCCGCGGCATAGCCGGACACGGCTTGCGACGCTGGACCCGATCACTCGCAAAGACGCCGCCAGCGACTTTTTCAGCGAGGAGAATGTGCCCACCAGCGCCATCACCATGGGCATCGGCACCATTCTCGATGCGCGCAAGATCATTTTGATGGCGCTGGGCGAACATAAATCTACAATCGTTCGCGAGGCGGTCGAAGGGCCACTCACAGATCGTGTGCCCGCCAGTTATCTGCGCGAGCATCCAGACGCCGCGTTTCTGCTCGATCGGGCCGCTTCGGCCAAGCTGACGGGCGTAGCCACGCCGTGGCTCTTGGGGGGCGTCAACTGGACCGACGCGCTCATCAAGCGAGCGGTGCTCTGGCTGGCCGAGCGCACTGGCAAGGCGCTGCTGAAGCTCGACGACAACGATTTTCGCAACCACAACTTGCATCAATTGCTGCGGCATCACGGCCCGGCGCAAACGGTGGCGCATCGCGTGTTTCGCTGGATGATGGACACCATCGAATACCATCCCGCCGGTCGTGAACAAAAGCGCACACTCTGCTTTAGCCCCCATCCTGATGACGACGTGATCAGCATGGGCGGCACCTTAATCCGCCTGGTCGAAGACGGACATGACGTGCATATCGCCTACATGACCAGCGGCAACATTGCGGTCTTTGATCACGACGCCCGCTGGCTCGCCGATTTGGCAGCCGAGTACAACCGAATATTCAGCATCGATCAGTCGCGCTCGCAACAGTTGGAGGACGAAGTGGGGCAGTCGCTCAGGGACAAGAAACCTGGCCAGCCCGATTCTGAGACCGTGCTCCGCATCAAGGCCCTGATTCGCTGGGGCGAGGCCAAGGCGGGCGCCACTTCGATCAACGTGCGCGAGGAGAACCTGCACTTCCTCGATTTGCCGTTTTATCGCACCGGCACCATCGCCAAACGGCCCATTGGTGACGACGATGTGCGATTGATCCGCGAGTTGATCGAGCGTGTCGATCCGGGCCAAGTGTATGTCGCGGGCGACCTTTCCGATCCGCACGGCACCCATCGCGTCTGCGCCGAAGCGATCTTCCGCGCGGTAAAGCAGATCGAATCCGATCGCGGCAGCCGTCCCGATGTGCTCCTCTATCGTGGCGCTTGGCAAGAGTGGGCCCCACACGAAATCGAAATTGCGGTTCCGCTCAGTCCGCGCGATCTGGAACAAAAGAAACTCGCCATCTTCCGCCACGAATCGCAAAAGGACACAGCACTCTTTCCTGGCCCGGACGATCCGCGCGAGTTCTGGCAGCGGGCCGAAGATCGCAATCGCGGCACTGCCGATGTCTACAATCGATTCGGACTGCCCGAGTACTACGCCATGGAAGGATTTGTGCGCTGGAAGGGCGAGCCCATTTGA
- a CDS encoding alpha-keto acid decarboxylase family protein: MTIEAAAGGVPVPFVSGVTIADYLIRRLQDYGIGHVFGIPGDYILAFYAQLSQSPIQVIGCTREDNAGFAADAYARVHGMGAVCVTYCVGGLSVCNSIAGAYAEKSPVVMITGSPGLAERVNNPLLHHRVRDFRTQYEVFEKICVAATELNDPFTAFREIDRVLNAVARYKRPGYIEIPRDMVRAVPETPYRYAFPALTSEPAALAEAVDEAAQMISRAERPVIIAGVEIHRFGLADRLTGFAEQSKIPIAATLLGKSAVSETHPLYVGLYEGAMSRDEVTQFVEDSDCVILLGEFMTDINLGIFTAKLDPNRCILANSETLQIRHHRFDNVLLGDFIRELTARKPAPGQRGLPARAGASSKPFAPQAGAALTIANLFRRLNDALDDNTIVIADVGDALFGASDLVIRQRTEFISPAYYTSMGFAVPATLGASFARSSTRVICIVGDGAFQMTGMELSTIVRYGFDPIVIVLDNKGYGTERFLHPGDFNDIHPWRYHRLPEVLGGGTGYDVRTEDEFEQALVAALADRKGMSLIQAHIGVEDRSKALDRLADKLSKRV; encoded by the coding sequence ATGACGATTGAAGCGGCGGCCGGAGGCGTTCCTGTTCCATTCGTATCGGGCGTGACTATCGCCGACTATCTAATTCGTCGGCTGCAAGATTACGGCATCGGCCATGTCTTCGGGATACCGGGAGACTATATCCTGGCGTTCTACGCACAGTTGAGTCAAAGCCCGATTCAGGTGATTGGCTGCACACGGGAGGACAACGCGGGCTTTGCCGCCGACGCCTATGCGCGTGTGCATGGCATGGGCGCCGTCTGCGTGACCTATTGCGTCGGCGGGTTGAGTGTTTGCAATTCGATCGCGGGCGCTTACGCGGAGAAATCGCCGGTGGTGATGATCACCGGATCGCCCGGCCTGGCGGAGCGGGTGAACAACCCGCTTTTGCACCATCGGGTCCGCGATTTTCGCACGCAGTACGAAGTGTTTGAAAAGATTTGTGTTGCAGCCACGGAACTGAACGATCCGTTTACGGCCTTTCGTGAAATCGACCGGGTACTCAACGCCGTGGCGCGTTACAAGCGGCCGGGCTACATCGAGATTCCGCGCGACATGGTTCGCGCCGTGCCGGAGACTCCTTACCGTTACGCCTTTCCCGCGCTCACTAGTGAACCGGCGGCCCTGGCGGAAGCCGTGGACGAAGCGGCACAGATGATCTCGCGCGCGGAGCGGCCCGTGATTATCGCGGGGGTGGAGATTCATCGCTTTGGGCTGGCCGATCGACTGACTGGCTTTGCGGAACAGTCGAAGATACCGATTGCCGCCACCTTGCTGGGCAAGAGCGCGGTGAGCGAGACGCATCCGCTGTACGTGGGACTTTACGAAGGGGCCATGAGCCGCGACGAAGTGACGCAGTTCGTGGAGGACAGCGACTGCGTGATTTTGCTCGGCGAGTTCATGACCGACATCAACCTGGGAATCTTCACTGCCAAGCTCGATCCGAATCGATGCATACTCGCGAACAGCGAGACCCTGCAAATCCGACATCACCGCTTCGACAACGTGTTGCTAGGCGATTTCATTCGCGAGCTAACGGCCCGTAAACCCGCGCCCGGGCAGCGCGGGTTGCCGGCGCGCGCGGGCGCAAGCAGCAAGCCGTTTGCGCCTCAAGCAGGGGCGGCGCTGACAATCGCGAATTTGTTCCGGCGGTTGAACGACGCCTTGGACGACAACACGATTGTCATCGCCGATGTGGGCGACGCGCTGTTTGGCGCAAGCGACCTGGTGATTCGGCAGCGAACAGAGTTCATTAGCCCAGCCTACTACACGTCGATGGGGTTTGCTGTGCCGGCGACGCTGGGCGCCAGTTTTGCGCGCTCCTCGACGCGCGTGATTTGCATCGTGGGAGACGGCGCTTTTCAGATGACCGGCATGGAACTATCGACCATTGTGCGCTACGGTTTCGATCCGATCGTGATCGTGCTCGACAACAAGGGATATGGCACCGAGCGGTTCTTGCACCCCGGCGATTTCAACGACATTCACCCCTGGCGATACCACCGCCTGCCGGAAGTACTGGGGGGAGGAACGGGCTACGATGTGCGCACAGAGGACGAGTTTGAGCAAGCGCTGGTCGCGGCGCTCGCCGATCGCAAGGGGATGAGTTTGATTCAAGCGCACATCGGTGTCGAAGACCGCAGCAAGGCGCTCGATCGATTGGCCGACAAGCTAAGCAAGCGCGTGTAG
- a CDS encoding HD-GYP domain-containing protein encodes MAEANADESLATLRAALRDTFNCDFEFWRESSHGWERLPAGHGVNTSGITTAPLTEAPREPMLRKTKHADQTELAIPLRLSNGSRAVAIGELPTSEADLALRCARLFTGDWSKRAQLAERDEELRAFVGQISCDFEELTYLRCLADHLEIAEISDDDWQVARAILPMLRRLIRAEYLALVASGAEGDDSLTCQVVVRDGAQCVPDETLLGMIAEYSGACNGQPIVKNHISEREVEGHFPGIDAFVLQSVARGEFRLGWILAVNRQPLSSLALANLDPANEFGTVEASLLSSSAAMLATHGRNVQLFKEKAALLVSVVRALVSALDAKDPYTCGHSERVALISQCLGRNLNLIDTACERLYLTGLLHDIGKIGVRDVVLRKPGSLDSDELTEMRQHPLDGWAILQDLDQLKYVLPGVLHHHEHFDGSGYPDGLAGEQIPLDARILAVADSFDAMTSDRPYRKGMSHEVVDDILRSGAERQWDPQVVDAFFRAKADIIDICRSYQPHARKERESACLPIA; translated from the coding sequence ATGGCCGAGGCAAATGCTGACGAATCGCTAGCCACACTTCGCGCCGCGCTGCGCGACACCTTTAATTGTGATTTTGAATTCTGGCGCGAGTCGTCTCACGGCTGGGAGCGACTGCCCGCTGGCCACGGAGTCAACACGAGCGGAATCACAACGGCGCCGTTGACCGAAGCACCACGCGAGCCCATGTTACGGAAGACGAAACACGCGGATCAGACCGAACTTGCGATTCCGCTGCGATTGTCCAATGGCTCGCGCGCTGTCGCCATCGGTGAACTGCCTACGTCCGAGGCCGACCTGGCGCTACGTTGCGCGCGACTGTTCACTGGCGACTGGTCAAAACGAGCGCAATTGGCCGAACGCGATGAGGAGTTGCGCGCGTTCGTTGGCCAAATCAGTTGCGACTTTGAAGAACTGACCTATTTGCGTTGCCTGGCCGACCACCTTGAAATCGCCGAGATAAGCGACGACGATTGGCAGGTCGCCCGCGCCATCCTGCCGATGCTCCGTCGACTGATCCGCGCAGAATACTTGGCGCTAGTTGCCAGCGGTGCGGAAGGAGACGACTCCCTGACTTGCCAAGTGGTGGTTCGCGACGGCGCGCAGTGCGTGCCCGACGAGACATTGCTCGGCATGATCGCGGAGTATAGCGGCGCGTGCAATGGCCAGCCGATTGTCAAGAATCATATTTCGGAGCGCGAAGTAGAGGGGCACTTTCCCGGCATCGATGCGTTCGTCCTTCAATCGGTCGCGCGCGGCGAGTTTCGATTGGGTTGGATCCTGGCTGTGAATCGTCAGCCACTTTCTTCGTTGGCGCTGGCCAACCTCGATCCTGCCAATGAGTTCGGCACTGTGGAAGCCAGTCTGTTATCGTCGAGCGCCGCGATGCTCGCCACCCATGGCCGCAACGTGCAGTTGTTCAAGGAGAAAGCCGCCCTGTTAGTCTCGGTGGTTCGCGCCCTTGTTTCCGCTTTGGACGCTAAAGATCCTTACACTTGCGGGCACAGCGAACGCGTTGCCTTGATTTCACAATGCCTTGGACGCAATTTGAATCTGATCGACACCGCGTGCGAACGGCTCTACCTCACCGGCCTGTTGCACGATATTGGCAAGATTGGCGTGCGCGACGTCGTCCTACGCAAACCGGGTTCGTTGGATAGCGATGAGCTCACTGAAATGCGGCAGCACCCGCTCGATGGTTGGGCGATTTTGCAGGACCTCGATCAGCTCAAGTATGTATTGCCTGGCGTCTTGCATCACCATGAACATTTCGACGGCAGTGGCTATCCGGATGGACTGGCCGGTGAACAAATCCCGCTCGATGCGCGCATTCTGGCTGTGGCCGATTCCTTCGACGCCATGACCAGTGACCGTCCTTATCGAAAGGGCATGTCCCACGAAGTCGTCGACGACATCCTTCGCTCTGGCGCTGAGCGACAATGGGATCCGCAGGTCGTCGACGCCTTTTTTCGCGCGAAAGCCGACATTATCGACATCTGCCGGAGCTACCAGCCCCATGCGCGCAAAGAGCGTGAATCCGCATGTCTGCCAATCGCGTAG
- a CDS encoding PIG-L family deacetylase yields the protein MTTLSVLAIHAHPDDVEFQCAGTLALLAARGHQITIGTMTPGDCGSRELGPDKIAAVRRAEARRAAELIGAEYRCLEFRDLSIVIDNDSKRRVTELVRRLRPDVILTAPPVDYMDDHEATSRLVRDAAFNASCPNYATRQWEPAAATAKIPHLYYVDPLQGEDLFGNAIVPDFYVDVTSVFDTKRQMLACHDSQRGWLRAQHGVDEYLESQERWSRARGTECGAVHAEAFRQHVGHPYPHDALLAQLLPEFVKARSP from the coding sequence TTGACAACCTTGAGCGTACTAGCGATCCATGCCCATCCGGACGATGTGGAATTTCAATGCGCAGGCACGTTGGCGCTATTGGCCGCACGTGGCCACCAGATAACGATCGGCACCATGACGCCGGGCGATTGTGGTAGCCGCGAGTTGGGTCCGGATAAGATCGCGGCGGTGCGACGCGCGGAAGCGCGTCGCGCGGCGGAACTGATCGGCGCGGAATACCGCTGTTTGGAGTTTCGTGATCTTTCGATTGTGATCGACAACGACTCCAAACGGCGAGTCACAGAACTCGTTCGGCGCTTGCGACCAGATGTCATCTTGACTGCGCCCCCCGTCGACTACATGGATGACCACGAAGCGACCAGCCGCCTGGTGCGTGACGCCGCATTCAACGCAAGCTGCCCAAACTACGCGACTCGTCAATGGGAACCGGCGGCTGCCACAGCAAAGATTCCTCACCTGTATTACGTGGATCCGTTGCAGGGCGAAGACCTGTTTGGCAACGCCATCGTGCCCGACTTCTATGTGGATGTCACGAGTGTGTTCGACACCAAGCGCCAAATGCTGGCCTGCCACGATAGCCAGCGCGGTTGGTTGCGGGCTCAGCATGGCGTCGACGAATATCTGGAGAGCCAGGAGCGCTGGTCGCGCGCGCGCGGCACGGAATGTGGTGCGGTACATGCCGAGGCGTTTCGTCAGCACGTGGGACATCCCTACCCGCACGACGCGCTGCTGGCGCAGTTGCTGCCAGAGTTTGTGAAGGCGCGGTCGCCATGA
- the tsaB gene encoding tRNA (adenosine(37)-N6)-threonylcarbamoyltransferase complex dimerization subunit type 1 TsaB → MSGDLRILALETTGTAGSVAALSGKKLLHEAALDPRQRSAQSLAPAIQQLLAEVGWRSADVQLTAVAIGPGSFTGLRVGVMTAKTWAYATGGAVLGVNTLEAIAEQSLTEPGCVTVVFDAQRKQLFSSCYERRPDAILQELSPVTIINVDDWLQLLAPGMRVSGPMLERIGQQLPAHSAPADPRTWHPRASTVGQLAARDWMAGRRDDLWALAPNYYRRSAAEEKADESCGGA, encoded by the coding sequence ATGAGTGGCGACCTGCGGATCTTGGCGCTGGAGACGACCGGCACGGCCGGCAGTGTGGCGGCGCTTTCCGGTAAAAAGTTGCTGCACGAAGCTGCGCTTGATCCTCGACAGCGCAGCGCGCAATCGCTCGCGCCAGCGATCCAGCAGTTGCTGGCCGAGGTCGGCTGGCGTTCGGCGGACGTGCAGTTGACTGCGGTCGCTATTGGCCCCGGATCATTCACCGGATTGCGCGTGGGAGTGATGACCGCCAAGACGTGGGCCTACGCTACGGGAGGCGCCGTGCTCGGTGTGAACACCCTAGAGGCGATCGCCGAGCAATCGTTGACTGAGCCGGGCTGCGTGACCGTGGTCTTCGACGCGCAGCGAAAACAATTGTTTAGCTCTTGTTACGAGAGGCGGCCGGATGCGATCTTGCAAGAGTTGTCGCCCGTGACAATCATCAACGTCGACGATTGGCTGCAGTTGCTGGCGCCGGGAATGCGAGTGAGTGGGCCGATGCTGGAGCGGATCGGTCAGCAACTACCCGCGCATTCCGCGCCGGCCGATCCCCGGACGTGGCATCCACGGGCCAGCACGGTGGGACAGTTGGCGGCGCGCGATTGGATGGCTGGCCGACGCGATGACCTGTGGGCTCTTGCCCCGAACTACTATCGTCGCAGCGCCGCCGAGGAGAAGGCCGACGAAAGTTGCGGCGGCGCCTAA
- a CDS encoding response regulator, with the protein MKQRVLVAEDNVALREVVRFNLELAGYQVSAARHGKEALELFAQRDFDILVTDHQMPEMTGCELCAHLRHDGQHADMPIIMLTAKGYELDLAALYSDLGVREVMVKPFSPQSLVSVIEKHLALSAAPTTS; encoded by the coding sequence ATGAAACAAAGAGTGCTCGTCGCGGAAGACAATGTGGCGCTCCGTGAAGTTGTGCGCTTCAATCTGGAGCTAGCTGGTTACCAGGTGAGCGCCGCCCGACACGGCAAAGAGGCGCTTGAATTGTTTGCACAGCGCGATTTCGACATCCTCGTGACTGACCATCAGATGCCGGAAATGACCGGCTGTGAGTTGTGCGCGCATTTGCGACACGACGGTCAGCACGCGGATATGCCAATCATCATGTTGACCGCCAAGGGCTACGAGTTGGACCTGGCGGCGCTTTACTCCGACTTGGGCGTGCGTGAAGTGATGGTCAAGCCGTTCAGCCCACAATCGCTGGTTTCGGTGATCGAAAAGCACCTGGCATTGTCGGCTGCGCCGACCACTTCCTAA
- a CDS encoding DUF3500 domain-containing protein — MTEAAQQFLSSLDDAGKAKAQAPFDDQRRVAWHFIPMPTRKGLQIKEMADAQRKAAHALLSAALSEAGYGKAQTIMELESILRALEHDRKDSPIRDPERYYFTIFGEPGLESKWGLSVEGHHLSLNFVVDKNRIVSHTPAFFGANPAVVQAEVGVGPKRGTRVLAQEELLAFELINSLGDDSRKQAIIGEKAPHDLRAAGEPQPPQTAPEGISAANLSVEQQETLRKLIAAYAANMPQAVAAARIEEIGNAGFEKIHFAWAGALQPGIGHYYRVQGPTFLIEFVNTQPDSAGNPANHIHSVWRDMQGDFAIPIGHDHKQDAEKP, encoded by the coding sequence ATGACAGAGGCCGCCCAGCAGTTCTTGTCCTCTCTCGACGATGCCGGTAAGGCCAAGGCGCAAGCGCCCTTCGACGATCAGCGGCGCGTGGCCTGGCACTTCATTCCCATGCCCACCCGCAAGGGGTTGCAAATCAAGGAAATGGCCGACGCCCAGCGCAAGGCGGCGCACGCGCTTCTGTCCGCAGCGCTCAGCGAGGCAGGCTACGGCAAGGCCCAGACCATCATGGAGCTTGAGTCGATCTTGCGCGCGCTGGAGCATGACCGCAAAGACAGTCCCATCCGCGACCCCGAGCGCTACTATTTCACCATTTTTGGCGAACCTGGACTGGAGTCGAAATGGGGCCTCAGCGTCGAAGGCCACCATCTGTCGCTCAACTTCGTGGTTGATAAGAATCGCATCGTCTCGCACACGCCTGCGTTCTTCGGCGCCAACCCGGCCGTTGTGCAAGCCGAGGTCGGCGTTGGTCCCAAACGGGGCACGCGCGTCTTGGCCCAAGAAGAATTGCTCGCCTTCGAACTGATCAACTCGCTGGGAGACGATTCACGCAAGCAGGCCATCATTGGCGAAAAGGCTCCGCACGACCTGCGCGCGGCCGGCGAGCCCCAGCCTCCGCAAACGGCGCCCGAAGGCATCTCTGCGGCGAACCTCTCTGTCGAGCAGCAAGAAACCCTCCGCAAACTCATCGCCGCGTACGCCGCCAACATGCCGCAAGCGGTCGCCGCCGCGCGAATCGAAGAAATCGGAAATGCGGGCTTCGAAAAAATCCATTTCGCCTGGGCCGGCGCGCTCCAGCCCGGCATCGGTCACTACTACCGAGTGCAGGGGCCGACCTTCCTGATCGAGTTCGTCAACACCCAGCCTGATTCAGCAGGCAACCCCGCCAATCATATTCATTCGGTCTGGCGCGACATGCAGGGCGATTTCGCCATCCCGATCGGTCACGACCACAAGCAAGACGCAGAAAAGCCCTGA
- the lysA gene encoding diaminopimelate decarboxylase, whose translation MPTLPTFTPIRSEIAGINIVELARRHGTPTYVYDAAKIIERIEDLREFDVIRYAQKACSNIAILDLARRHGVLVDAVSEGEVHRALAAGYSTAGDPPPIVYTADIFDRGALDLVIDKRIHVNCGSPDMIDQLGAHAPGRDITLRINPGFGHGHSQKTNTGGEQSKHGIWHEQLADCLLRADRHGLSISGLHMHIGSGTDLEHLSQVCQAMERAVAEVGRVVRTISVGGGLPIPYREGQSYVDLDAYYQLWNATRQRIEQQVGHKITLEIEPGRYLVAESGYLVCEIRAVKQSGRNTFYLLDAGFNNLARPILYGAYHPMSIVAVDGRGEERPLRDVVVGGPLCESGDIFTQEEGGFVCTRELPAAGVGDYLVIECAGAYGFVMASNYNSKPLPAEVLVVDGKSHVVRERQTFADLVRGESVPGG comes from the coding sequence ATGCCCACGCTTCCCACCTTTACGCCCATTCGCAGCGAAATTGCCGGAATCAACATCGTTGAGTTGGCGCGGCGGCATGGCACGCCGACGTATGTGTATGACGCGGCAAAGATTATTGAGCGGATCGAGGATCTACGCGAATTTGACGTGATTCGCTATGCCCAAAAGGCGTGTTCGAACATCGCGATTCTCGATCTGGCGCGGCGGCATGGGGTGTTGGTCGACGCCGTGAGCGAAGGGGAAGTTCATCGCGCATTGGCAGCGGGCTACTCGACGGCTGGCGATCCGCCGCCGATCGTCTACACCGCCGACATTTTTGACCGCGGCGCGCTCGACTTGGTGATCGACAAGCGGATTCACGTGAATTGCGGATCGCCCGACATGATCGACCAACTTGGCGCCCACGCGCCGGGGCGCGACATCACGCTACGGATCAATCCGGGGTTTGGCCATGGGCACAGCCAGAAAACGAACACCGGCGGCGAACAGTCGAAGCATGGCATCTGGCACGAACAACTAGCCGACTGCCTCTTGCGCGCCGATCGGCACGGGCTATCGATCAGCGGCCTGCACATGCACATTGGCTCGGGGACTGATCTGGAGCACTTGTCGCAAGTGTGCCAGGCGATGGAACGAGCCGTGGCGGAAGTGGGGCGAGTTGTGCGTACGATCAGCGTCGGCGGCGGTCTGCCGATTCCATACCGCGAAGGACAGAGTTATGTCGACCTAGACGCATACTACCAATTGTGGAACGCGACACGGCAGCGGATCGAGCAGCAGGTGGGACATAAGATCACGCTGGAGATCGAGCCGGGCCGTTACTTGGTGGCAGAGAGTGGCTACCTGGTGTGCGAGATTCGGGCCGTGAAGCAGTCTGGACGCAACACCTTTTATTTGCTTGACGCCGGATTCAACAACTTGGCGCGGCCGATACTGTACGGGGCTTACCATCCCATGTCGATCGTGGCTGTGGATGGGCGCGGCGAGGAGCGGCCGCTGCGAGATGTGGTGGTGGGAGGCCCCTTGTGCGAGTCGGGAGACATCTTTACGCAGGAGGAAGGGGGCTTCGTCTGCACGCGCGAACTGCCCGCTGCAGGGGTGGGTGACTACCTCGTGATCGAGTGCGCCGGGGCCTACGGATTTGTTATGGCGTCGAACTACAACTCCAAGCCGCTGCCAGCGGAAGTGCTGGTCGTGGACGGCAAGAGCCATGTGGTTCGAGAGCGGCAGACGTTCGCCGACTTGGTGCGCGGCGAGTCGGTGCCAGGCGGTTAA